A DNA window from Rhipicephalus sanguineus isolate Rsan-2018 chromosome 8, BIME_Rsan_1.4, whole genome shotgun sequence contains the following coding sequences:
- the LOC119401770 gene encoding D-beta-hydroxybutyrate dehydrogenase, mitochondrial — MRTSWVLFFALVFTFCKCWKYVPLASTVAQWIGFVVIVSSLSYWLARYIWTVAFVDLVSGEGKAVLVTGCDSGFGYYLVKSLSRIGFFVFAGCLDAGSDGANDLSKFAKVKVLQMDISSEQQVNDALVAIKEGLGSRVLWAVVCNAGIRNEGLLEWVPMETLKRVIDVNIIGNCRVSKSFLPLLRKAKGRLVVITSSFGYVTMPMATPYSMTKHALVSMVDGLRRECYGKGVDIISVMPQAYKTNITAPSCAQRFTTEDLRQNCPDVADDFTQEEIDGWILSSKDYFDALNRDNLQEVADAMVLAVRETYPRTWYTTPLSLSTVALFPCTYLPDEVTDAIMAFARTRIASFSDLLKKNKKH, encoded by the exons ATGAGGACGTCGTGGGTCTTGTTCTTCGCGCTGGTCTTCACATTTTGCAAATGCTGGAAGTACGTGCCCTTAGCGTCGACCGTGGCGCAATGGATCGGATTCGTCGTGATTGTGTCCTCGCTCTCCTACTGGTTGGCCAGGTACATCTGGACCGTAGCCTTTGTGGACCTAGTGTCTGGCGAAGGGAAGGCGGTTCTGGTGACGG GGTGCGACAGTGGCTTTGGGTATTATCTGGTCAAAAGCCTTTCGCGCATAGGTTTCTTCGTGTTCGCCGGCTGCTTGGACGCCGGTAGCGACGGAGCCAATGACCTGAGCAAGTTCGCCAAAGTCAAGGTTCTGCAGATGGATATCAGCAGTGAACAGCAAGTCAACGACGCCTTGGTGGCTATCAAAGAAGGCCTGGGTTCCAGAG TACTTTGGGCTGTCGTCTGCAACGCGGGCATTCGTAACGAAGGACTTCTCGAATGGGTTCCCATGGAAACCTTGAAGAGAGTAATTGACGTCAACATCATCGGCAACTGCCGAGTGAGCAAGTCGTTCCTACCACTCCTCAGAAAAGCTAAAGGACGCCTTGTGGTCATCACCAGTTCTTTCG GATACGTGACGATGCCGATGGCAACGCCGTACTCGATGACGAAGCACGCTCTTGTGTCCATGGTTGATGGACTACGCCGGGAGTGCTACGGCAAGGGCGTCGACATCATCTCGGTCATGCCACAAGCCTACAA GACGAACATCACAGCTCCTTCGTGTGCGCAGCGATTCACCACGGAAGACCTGAGGCAAAACTGTCCAGATGTCGCTGACGACTTCACGCAGGAGGAAATCGACGGCTGGATACTCTCCTCCAAGGACTACTTCGACGCCCTCAACAGGGATAACCTCCAGGAGGTTGCGGACGCGATGGTATTGGCAGTGCGTGAAACGTACCCGAGGACGTGGTACACAACGCCGCTGAGTCTCAGTACGGTTGCGCTGTTTCCCTGTACGTACCTGCCAGACGAGGTGACGGACGCCATCATGGCCTTTGCTAGGACGAGGATTGCTTCCTTCTCGGACCTtctgaagaaaaacaagaagcatTAA
- the LOC119401772 gene encoding molybdopterin synthase catalytic subunit, with the protein MNHVELSQDALDVGAVLAQVGSHDCGAISVFLGTTRNHCDGKTVDRLSYEAYAPMAKREMLRICEGIRERWAVKNVAIVHRLGEVPLGESSVLIAVSSEHRQEAMDASKYAIEELKRRVPIWKKEHYNDHDDQWKANKECFWTEKR; encoded by the coding sequence ATGAACCACGTAGAGCTATCGCAAGACGCACTGGACGTTGGAGCCGTTCTCGCACAGGTTGGATCTCATGACTGCGGCGCCATATCGGTCTTCTTGGGAACCACACGCAATCACTGCGATGGAAAGACTGTGGACAGGCTGAGTTACGAAGCGTACGCGCCCATGGCGAAGCGAGAAATGCTGCGCATCTGCGAAGGCATTCGTGAACGTTGGGCCGTGAAGAATGTCGCCATCGTCCACCGTCTGGGAGAAGTTCCTTTGGGCGAATCAAGCGTGCTCATTGCCGTCTCCTCCGAACACCGCCAGGAGGCGATGGACGCGTCGAAGTACGCCATCGAAGAGCTCAAGCGACGTGTGCCGATTTGGAAGAAGGAGCACTACAATGACCATGACGACCAGTGGAAAGCCAACAAGGAATGCTTCTGGACCGAAAAACGCTGA
- the LOC119401773 gene encoding D-beta-hydroxybutyrate dehydrogenase, mitochondrial, with protein MSLFCLRRAKTATVCPISSPWVLFSVFLFLLWNFWDYLTPLHLISVIVGSVWVALKLSYTLSQFVWRRTFVTEVEGDGRAVLITGCDSGFGHGLAKRLAHKGFLVFAGCLNTKSDGAQELSLLKNIIVLQMDVTKQEQVDDAFLAVKEKLGTRVLWSVVANAGIGSSGLLEWTTMETMKKMFDVNVFGVLRVIKRFLPLLRKSHGRVVTVASPIGRLAAPMVAPYCMTKIAVISMMDSFRRESRGRGVDFVTVEPAAYKTPIVWMFVDSKEHVTREFRKQSPEVIADYSQEDVDDWLKVTDKFSGPMIRKNPEECVDVLEKAVRETQPTTHYRSPWGTDFLLLSTILSLPSEVADIAVEIIRKVNLKIM; from the exons ATGTCACTGTTTTGCCTGCGGCGCGCGAAGACCGCGACAGTTTGCCCGATAAGTAGTCCCTGGGTGCTTTTCTCGGTCTTTTTATTCCTCCTCTGGAACTTCTGGGACTACCTTACGCCGCTGCACTTGATATCCGTGATAGTAGGCTCAGTGTGGGTAGCACTAAAGTTGTCGTACACACTTTCTCAATTCGTCTGGAGGCGCACCTTCGTAACGGAAGTGGAAGGAGATGGAAGAGCGGTGCTTATAACTG GTTGCGATTCTGGTTTTGGCCACGGTCTCGCAAAGCGGCTGGCTCACAAGGGCTTCTTGGTGTTCGCCGGTTGCCTAAACACGAAGAGCGATGGCGCCCAGGAGCTGAGCCTGCTGAAAAACATCATAGTCTTGCAAATGGACGTTACTAAGCAAGAGCAAGTGGATGACGCTTTCCTTGCTGTGAAGGAAAAGTTGGGTACTAGAG TGCTCTGGTCAGTCGTGGCGAATGCTGGAATCGGGAGCAGCGGACTACTGGAATGGACGACCATGGAAACCATGAAGAAAATGTTTGACGTCAACGTCTTCGGTGTCCTTCGCGTTATCAAACGGTTCCTGCCGCTTTTGAGGAAAAGTCATGGCAGAGTAGTCACTGTTGCTAGCCCCATTG GTCGTCTCGCAGCGCCAATGGTGGCGCCGTACTGTATGACTAAGATAGCCGTCATCTCCATGATGGATTCTTTTCGACGAGAGTCTCGTGGCAGGGGCGTCGACTTCGTCACAGTGGAACCTGCAGCTTACAA GACACCCATCGTATGGATGTTCGTCGATTCCAAGGAACACGTGACGCGGGAGTTCCGAAAGCAGAGTCCCGAGGTGATCGCTGACTACAGCCAggaggacgtcgacgactggctcaaAGTGACGGACAAGTTCTCCGGGCCGATGATCAGGAAGAATCCCGAAGAGTGCGTCGACGTGCTCGAGAAAGCGGTCAGGGAGACGCAGCCGACTACTCACTACCGCTCACCGTGGGGAACTGATTTCCTCCTCCTTTCTACGATACTGTCTTTACCCAGCGAGGTTGCTGACATTGCCGTAGAAATCATCCGGAAAGTAAATCTCAAGATTATGTGA